A region from the Halosolutus gelatinilyticus genome encodes:
- a CDS encoding AAA family ATPase: MSEPAPTDADLSETSRETADGRETPVTVDAVTLDRAPGFETAGFTLEEFSSGVNVVYGANAAGKSTLAEAIRWSLWPDEAPASATVRTDLTYDGESRRIELHGGVSEDFRDGAPADAIPVPSLDGGRRYALSLHDMLQEETDDGEFASVIQRESTGGFNIDAVRDKFGLVNGASPATRGISETKDAAAAVENVEKLRREAPDLAAERAELSKLKEELADADAARERVDLLETAVEYRKAQDAYDQKQKEVASFPNELAAFNGAELDEVDKLEEQVDTQMGEEREVATKYREAAEKLAATELPEDGVTDEVLQALRGYRDELDDAEDERDRLERDVAEAKAERDEVREKISLDLDDEALREISTDDLVELRSFVSKVAEVEGKQQVEAAVDEWLGDESKERRDRETLESGRNALENWLAAPAEQDSDNQRNRRPVAAAVVAGVLTALSGVVIALTVNPAGIVLTVLGLALAGYAAITARGEEGSTDTARTTHAETFRQTGLEEPDSWEADAVRDRVAALRVRLSAVELDKQEANKRDEIRAQFDIEDVKDELETARQRLQDRFDTEVDDDIELAVTVERVERWQAADETVTGKQAALREAKTQVETSHEQFCETIEPFTTETYPYVVETSTDATAAIGSLEQRQRDYEAATQRLAEVDGGVAQARTDLEQYRSERESLFTERGLEPGDRDRLEVLSEQYAEYKAAVEAKDEAETTLRNRREDLRAFDDYDEAIEERDLDDLENELGEKRKVAGRYDELLEEKTALEKEIEDAKASMDIEAAVQEQDEALRALEEALEADVADAVTDTLLEFLEEETISSNQEPVFQRADDLLRRITDGQFELRLDDGTFRAYDTGEQRRVDLNDLSSGTRVQVLLAVRVAFVEHREQETAPPLLLDETLAPFDDRRAETVLDSVIDLARAGRQVFYFTARHDERARWETRLDESDVEYSLQQLTPSDGHDPVAEPPAIETAGAIDIPAPDGADHRSYRERLEVPTFDPRQGAASAPLWYVTEDPEVLYRLRTAGIERWGNLRALLEVGAVDGLLSEPSREQVRRHGAALEAFVEAYTVGRGKAVDRDVLEATDAVTTKFIDEVSEIADRVDGDPEEILDRLPDVSHFRQNKIEDLRDYLRQEEYLDPQPTRPDEQIRSAVVDTYCQHGLEPTTAATAADRLLDRISTNPDPSENAD; the protein is encoded by the coding sequence ATGAGTGAGCCAGCCCCGACTGACGCCGACCTGTCCGAGACGAGTCGTGAGACGGCGGACGGTCGAGAGACGCCTGTTACCGTTGACGCCGTGACACTTGACCGCGCGCCGGGGTTCGAGACGGCAGGGTTTACGCTCGAAGAGTTTTCGTCGGGAGTTAACGTTGTATACGGTGCGAATGCGGCTGGGAAATCGACGCTCGCGGAGGCGATCCGTTGGTCGTTGTGGCCCGATGAAGCGCCGGCCTCGGCGACGGTTCGGACTGACCTGACGTACGATGGAGAGTCGCGGCGGATCGAGCTGCACGGAGGTGTGAGTGAGGACTTTCGTGACGGCGCACCCGCGGACGCGATCCCGGTGCCGTCGCTCGATGGTGGTCGTCGGTACGCATTGTCGCTGCACGATATGCTACAGGAGGAAACGGACGACGGCGAATTCGCAAGCGTCATTCAACGCGAGTCGACTGGCGGGTTCAACATTGACGCAGTCCGCGACAAGTTCGGTCTGGTTAACGGGGCCAGCCCCGCCACACGAGGGATTAGCGAGACGAAGGATGCAGCGGCGGCTGTCGAAAACGTCGAGAAGTTGCGGCGCGAGGCCCCGGATCTCGCGGCGGAACGAGCAGAGCTCAGCAAACTCAAAGAAGAACTGGCAGATGCTGACGCCGCGAGAGAGCGCGTCGACCTGCTTGAGACGGCGGTCGAGTACAGGAAGGCGCAAGACGCCTACGATCAGAAACAGAAGGAGGTAGCGTCGTTCCCGAACGAATTGGCGGCTTTCAATGGTGCTGAACTGGATGAGGTCGACAAACTTGAGGAGCAGGTCGACACCCAGATGGGTGAGGAGCGAGAGGTGGCCACGAAGTACCGTGAGGCTGCTGAGAAACTCGCAGCTACGGAACTCCCTGAGGACGGGGTCACCGATGAGGTGCTACAGGCCCTTCGGGGGTATCGGGATGAGCTCGATGACGCTGAAGACGAGCGCGATCGCTTGGAGCGAGACGTAGCGGAGGCAAAAGCTGAGCGCGACGAGGTACGGGAGAAGATTTCGCTTGATCTTGACGATGAGGCGCTCCGGGAGATCAGCACAGACGATTTAGTTGAACTCCGGTCGTTCGTCAGCAAGGTGGCTGAAGTTGAAGGTAAGCAGCAGGTCGAAGCCGCCGTTGACGAGTGGCTCGGCGACGAATCGAAGGAGCGGAGGGATCGTGAAACGCTTGAGAGTGGGCGGAATGCCCTTGAGAACTGGCTTGCAGCCCCGGCAGAACAAGACAGTGACAACCAGCGGAATCGACGCCCCGTTGCAGCGGCTGTCGTGGCTGGGGTGCTGACGGCGCTCTCAGGTGTCGTGATTGCGCTGACGGTGAATCCAGCAGGGATTGTTCTGACGGTACTTGGTCTCGCGCTCGCTGGGTACGCAGCGATCACCGCGAGGGGCGAGGAGGGCAGTACGGACACTGCGAGGACGACGCACGCAGAGACGTTCCGGCAGACTGGGTTGGAGGAACCGGATTCGTGGGAAGCTGACGCGGTCAGAGACCGTGTCGCCGCTCTTCGTGTGCGTTTGAGTGCCGTTGAACTCGACAAGCAGGAGGCCAATAAACGGGATGAGATCCGCGCGCAGTTTGATATCGAGGACGTCAAGGATGAACTGGAGACGGCCCGACAGCGGCTTCAGGACCGGTTTGACACTGAGGTTGATGACGACATTGAACTGGCGGTGACGGTCGAGCGTGTCGAGCGTTGGCAGGCTGCTGACGAAACTGTCACCGGGAAACAGGCGGCCCTGCGGGAAGCCAAGACCCAGGTTGAGACATCCCATGAGCAGTTCTGCGAGACGATCGAACCGTTCACGACCGAGACGTACCCATACGTAGTTGAGACGAGTACCGACGCAACAGCCGCCATCGGGAGTCTCGAACAGCGGCAACGCGACTACGAGGCTGCGACGCAACGGCTCGCAGAGGTTGATGGAGGGGTCGCGCAGGCCCGTACCGATCTTGAACAGTACAGATCTGAACGAGAGTCACTGTTCACCGAACGTGGCTTGGAGCCTGGCGACCGAGACCGTCTTGAAGTACTTTCTGAGCAATACGCAGAGTACAAGGCAGCCGTCGAGGCAAAAGACGAAGCTGAAACAACCCTCCGGAATCGGCGGGAGGACCTTCGTGCCTTCGACGACTACGACGAAGCGATCGAAGAGCGAGATCTGGACGACTTAGAAAATGAATTAGGCGAGAAGCGGAAGGTTGCGGGCCGCTACGACGAGCTGTTGGAGGAGAAGACGGCGCTGGAGAAGGAAATCGAGGATGCGAAGGCATCGATGGATATTGAGGCCGCAGTTCAAGAACAAGATGAGGCTTTGCGGGCTCTTGAAGAGGCGCTCGAAGCGGACGTAGCTGACGCGGTGACGGATACACTGCTTGAGTTCCTCGAAGAAGAGACGATTAGCAGCAACCAGGAGCCGGTCTTTCAGCGGGCGGACGATCTCCTGCGGCGGATTACTGATGGGCAGTTCGAGCTCAGACTGGATGACGGTACGTTCAGGGCGTACGATACGGGTGAACAGCGGCGGGTTGACCTGAACGATTTGTCGAGTGGGACGCGCGTGCAGGTGCTACTCGCAGTTCGGGTGGCTTTCGTCGAACATAGAGAGCAGGAGACTGCACCACCGTTGTTGCTTGACGAGACGTTGGCACCGTTCGACGACCGACGAGCTGAAACTGTCCTTGACAGCGTGATTGACCTGGCCCGGGCAGGCCGGCAAGTGTTCTACTTCACGGCGCGGCACGACGAACGCGCACGGTGGGAGACTCGTCTTGATGAGTCAGATGTCGAGTACAGTCTCCAGCAGTTGACGCCGAGCGACGGGCACGACCCCGTCGCGGAACCGCCAGCAATTGAGACTGCCGGTGCAATCGACATACCAGCTCCGGACGGCGCGGATCACCGGTCATACCGTGAGCGACTGGAAGTGCCGACGTTCGACCCGCGACAGGGCGCTGCGTCGGCACCGCTCTGGTACGTGACCGAAGACCCCGAAGTACTGTACCGACTCCGGACAGCCGGTATCGAACGCTGGGGGAACCTCCGAGCGTTACTAGAGGTCGGTGCCGTCGATGGGCTCCTGTCGGAACCGTCCCGAGAGCAGGTCCGACGGCACGGTGCGGCACTAGAAGCGTTCGTCGAGGCGTATACTGTTGGGCGCGGGAAGGCGGTTGACCGCGACGTGTTAGAAGCCACCGACGCAGTCACCACAAAATTCATCGACGAGGTGAGTGAGATCGCGGACCGTGTCGACGGCGATCCAGAAGAGATTCTTGACCGGCTACCTGATGTCTCCCACTTTCGCCAGAATAAAATCGAGGATCTCCGAGATTACCTCCGGCAAGAGGAGTACCTTGACCCGCAGCCGACGCGACCAGACGAACAAATCCGGTCAGCGGTGGTCGACACTTACTGTCAGCACGGGCTGGAACCTACCACAGCAGCAACGGCCGCAGACAGACTTCTCGATCGGATTTCGACAAACCCTGATCCGAGTGAGAATGCGGACTGA
- a CDS encoding ATP-binding protein produces the protein MLGTGSAEEFIDDAEHHNQWWSDGSSPELSQATDLTPRSDFHRVLKRTNTHYTDNVESLVYAIHGQTGIGKTTLLHQLVGALLDTTEFPQQNKDLELTSAFSPRQVLYIPLEDSLYQLERPGNDIKRLNQVIDYFQTHVAPRQGQKFILLDDVQALDLDENRKAELLDLLDDNTYVFLTGNVRAQVSLSNVETADTVDEFEGPWPILPMKFIDTVQTGEGLGVEFNEAFRTQLEQFQSPDLDGPSPIKTIRTGLSGTNSETSLDTAVETLSELCFDIFDADDRNNLHDAARAYLRTGGTLHQTDVPSIRNDLSKSHFLLFLYKELAKHRSIQQPENLHRLSAIAATNAGEELQYTELSDQIGVDRRTVDNYLDVLDEGIAVTESHDYSLRRYRRTRLYLRNPRHLVLLSQRQEHHGFEAYERQDTLNHEFEHKLARTVAFDHAKRLAFTVGAYDVEYTETESGLVDYILQRNGHVLPFILSYHPYTGNAETITEEFTPESGQHTKSDSEELQELDYQAPYRFVITDSLPKSVVESESLVMQGDEARICYLPFWLFLLIC, from the coding sequence ATGCTCGGGACAGGGAGCGCAGAAGAGTTCATCGACGACGCCGAACACCACAACCAGTGGTGGAGTGACGGCAGTTCCCCAGAACTATCGCAGGCCACAGACCTCACCCCTCGCTCTGATTTCCACCGCGTCCTCAAGAGAACCAACACCCACTACACTGACAACGTCGAGAGTCTCGTCTACGCAATTCACGGCCAAACGGGGATCGGCAAAACCACGCTTCTTCACCAACTCGTCGGAGCCCTCCTCGACACAACTGAATTCCCACAACAAAACAAAGACCTCGAACTCACCTCCGCATTCTCCCCCAGACAAGTCCTCTACATCCCCTTGGAAGACTCTCTGTATCAGCTGGAACGCCCAGGCAACGACATCAAACGCCTCAACCAAGTCATCGACTACTTCCAGACCCACGTCGCACCCCGCCAAGGACAGAAATTCATCCTCCTTGACGACGTCCAAGCCCTCGATCTCGACGAGAACCGCAAAGCAGAGCTACTCGACCTTCTCGACGACAATACGTACGTATTCCTAACCGGCAACGTCCGCGCACAGGTCTCCCTCTCAAACGTCGAAACCGCCGACACCGTCGATGAATTCGAAGGCCCATGGCCCATCCTCCCGATGAAATTCATCGACACCGTCCAAACCGGCGAAGGTCTAGGTGTCGAATTCAATGAGGCATTCCGAACCCAACTCGAACAATTCCAATCACCCGACTTAGACGGCCCATCGCCGATCAAAACAATTCGAACCGGGCTTTCCGGAACGAATTCGGAGACCAGTCTCGACACAGCTGTTGAAACACTCTCGGAACTCTGCTTCGATATCTTCGATGCAGACGACCGAAACAACCTCCACGATGCCGCGCGAGCATACCTCCGAACAGGCGGGACCCTCCACCAGACAGACGTCCCCTCGATCCGGAACGACCTCTCAAAATCTCACTTCCTCCTCTTCCTCTACAAAGAACTCGCCAAGCACCGATCCATCCAACAACCCGAAAACCTCCACCGACTCAGCGCCATCGCTGCCACCAACGCCGGTGAAGAACTCCAGTACACTGAACTCAGCGACCAGATCGGCGTCGATAGGCGAACCGTCGACAACTACCTCGACGTGCTCGACGAAGGCATCGCCGTCACCGAATCCCACGACTACTCCCTCCGACGCTACCGTCGTACCCGCTTGTACCTCCGCAACCCACGCCACCTCGTCCTCCTCTCCCAACGCCAGGAACACCACGGCTTCGAGGCGTACGAACGACAAGACACGCTCAACCACGAATTCGAACACAAACTCGCCCGCACCGTCGCCTTCGACCATGCCAAACGCCTCGCCTTCACCGTCGGAGCATACGACGTCGAATACACCGAAACCGAATCCGGCCTCGTCGACTACATCCTCCAACGCAACGGACACGTCCTCCCCTTCATCCTCTCCTACCACCCATACACTGGCAACGCCGAAACAATCACCGAAGAATTCACCCCTGAATCCGGCCAGCACACCAAATCCGACAGTGAAGAGCTACAGGAGTTAGACTACCAGGCACCGTACCGGTTCGTCATTACCGACAGTCTACCAAAGAGCGTCGTTGAGAGCGAGTCACTCGTTATGCAGGGGGACGAAGCAAGAATTTGTTATCTTCCATTCTGGCTGTTTCTCTTGATTTGCTAA
- a CDS encoding sacsin N-terminal ATP-binding-like domain-containing protein — protein MNGSGPASISDIQRRHVDTYESNPDRIEADAGTERQDRADYEGRFVFELLQNAVDEMDDTDEPRVRFELTEDRLLVANNGTAFSFKDLYALTLTTRTTKAGETTIGHKGRGFTSVLGVTDNPSVYSENVQAQFNRETTAALLNDNDDISAERDDALVAEQVPLLCLPHETTTPSRVHELLNDGFTTVFELPLRDPARHHESIRAKLDGLDANTVALLPQLQKIEISSSEQEWEWGIARHDMTACDATLIELSTDTMDGPGGTRTEWFCLFERTDLDREQISNHADLTQPEVDAMGELSVGIAFTATPVDSPPSLRPKDWKLTPVYGDTDDQPPYLHVFLPTKERSPIPALVTGTFQSDTSRRNLTLNYDDSRGYDGQFNALLFTAVGELLADRVISFVDQSATSAGDLLSTLDPSLGQRRDWSFAQGTVEDCLFDAIKTGLTSVKFLPSALSDRCVAIDDSTVPPTSAQLPDLGADFVSLLQSGDSQVDDQPLVPTTELSTHQHAQTLVAYGASQYDAPSIPGALAAVSVNPPLRVVDEREFGRTPPDDDEPCRLTVDPVLEYLVRLRKTLESDEDRSALDEACRRHDVFPVEIVTGPGETKYAIRGSNETGTIFMPPEGDITADTLPTLEFLPRELYHGTNADRSAPLRDDVLPANFDADVQAIWDINDYLFSQVFDTAISPHLPGPNSPNADPSVLASSSVLRTIREMTDVQSPENDRSPDSPLLYQSAKKPFSALAQLPVPTQPTEGDTVEWHPAHRVYFSSAWQTTLDRPEDAHIEPFLNAVAAKTDSERFDPKFLAPPTWFTTDDDEHCSETLEAWTAFFSWLSVFEHLRPLPLFAPGEQQTYRQTQGLSRPSNSTVTASEDLRTDGTNTVDHRYTGLTDAEWQAYRDHLAGAVTPEIPDPEEQYLFQVNSLEYASEILSAANQSEAVGSRLLTHLTRWWDNGLSARRHATVAQFTNERWRGSNVSYVFNDDEQETLGWNLWVWQLRQARWVPTAFDAARPTASWSLPRNDRDRFSLNVNGVRPLLPFVDVDFPTRESETTVSFEELTDTLGIGVRLEQGTFSPQDAERVVSRMGELLAWTDDELAQYSSAVELLYTRVAELLPGLTRGNQITGEWDPEQSGLADALVLCRVNDEYALKRAGDTYFIRSRSSRDRYGNLGVPLLAMFKPEAVSLGEYCGATDLRTAVEKQPGYGDDRSLPISISGFEIDTAWLQTVLAALVLRLRTNRPSSALVDQDTTRTQAFFENIVFVTDLDLNITLTDGSWNRNLDPKPQPYHIERDGDMIDAILIDVTLNREAFVDALTGAYTDRLDVPQYYEAVNNLVDYAFGNATPATALHERLRTVGSEVPNGQIEATRVTLFESTTEDSPTGDSDADHPPTPEPDRDGVFDPNRNTHSAASNGGSQSSTGTTGTSAHSSRIPSIDAVTRIGDRKIAESLRNADVSTEPINNGGRQPSGNDRSASNRQNGGGGGASQEYRDEIDAFGMDVTLDAERIRLGEANEPNSEAKVFDVHTPEEYGKQRENSDLLERAIHRFAERRGLSAAENPLDRDWPGFDVLTIRTDDDGPVIDRCIELKTSGQNTRKPSLSWNEWKAAGGPLSEHYYLYVARNIRLGNSGDAELLEIPQPFDRLRNRQRKTRDRNVQVDLRSFDFDDDPIIERPIEWEE, from the coding sequence ATGAACGGTTCCGGGCCGGCCTCTATCTCGGATATTCAACGCCGGCACGTCGACACCTACGAGAGTAATCCGGATCGAATTGAGGCTGACGCGGGTACTGAACGTCAGGACCGCGCTGACTATGAGGGTCGGTTCGTCTTTGAGTTGCTACAGAACGCCGTCGACGAGATGGACGACACCGACGAACCACGGGTACGGTTTGAACTCACGGAGGACAGGCTCCTCGTTGCGAACAACGGTACGGCGTTCTCCTTCAAGGACCTTTACGCACTGACGCTCACGACCCGGACGACGAAAGCTGGCGAGACGACTATCGGCCACAAGGGCCGCGGGTTCACGTCCGTTCTCGGCGTCACGGACAACCCGAGTGTATACTCAGAGAACGTCCAGGCACAGTTCAACCGAGAGACGACAGCTGCTCTACTGAATGACAACGATGATATTTCGGCTGAACGGGACGACGCACTCGTCGCTGAGCAAGTTCCCTTACTTTGCCTTCCGCACGAGACAACGACCCCGTCCCGCGTCCACGAACTTCTGAACGACGGATTTACAACCGTATTCGAACTCCCACTTCGAGACCCTGCACGGCACCATGAATCGATCCGTGCGAAGCTTGACGGACTTGACGCGAACACGGTCGCGCTGCTCCCACAACTTCAGAAGATCGAGATCAGTTCTTCGGAACAGGAGTGGGAATGGGGAATTGCTCGACACGATATGACTGCCTGTGACGCGACCCTCATCGAACTCTCCACAGACACAATGGACGGCCCAGGGGGTACACGCACAGAGTGGTTCTGCCTGTTCGAACGGACTGATCTTGACCGAGAACAGATATCGAACCACGCGGATCTGACCCAACCAGAGGTTGATGCGATGGGCGAATTGAGCGTTGGCATTGCGTTCACTGCGACACCCGTAGACTCCCCGCCTTCCCTTCGCCCAAAGGATTGGAAACTCACGCCCGTGTACGGTGACACTGACGACCAACCACCGTACCTCCACGTCTTCCTCCCAACGAAAGAACGCAGTCCAATCCCTGCGCTCGTGACAGGGACCTTCCAGTCAGACACGTCCCGCCGAAACCTCACACTCAATTACGATGACTCGCGCGGGTACGACGGCCAGTTCAACGCCCTCCTGTTTACGGCAGTCGGCGAGCTCCTCGCAGATCGTGTCATTTCGTTTGTTGACCAGTCCGCGACATCGGCGGGGGACCTCCTTAGCACGCTGGACCCGTCGCTAGGGCAACGCCGCGACTGGTCGTTCGCCCAGGGAACAGTCGAGGACTGTCTCTTCGACGCGATCAAGACTGGACTCACGTCCGTCAAGTTCCTACCGAGCGCGCTCTCTGACCGGTGTGTCGCCATCGATGACAGCACAGTACCTCCAACGTCCGCACAACTCCCGGACTTAGGCGCAGACTTCGTGTCACTCCTCCAGTCGGGCGACAGTCAAGTTGACGACCAGCCGCTAGTCCCGACAACAGAACTATCGACCCACCAGCACGCCCAGACGCTAGTTGCCTATGGTGCATCACAGTACGACGCGCCGTCGATACCTGGAGCCCTCGCTGCTGTTTCTGTGAATCCTCCTCTCCGCGTCGTCGACGAGCGTGAATTCGGCCGAACTCCACCGGATGACGACGAGCCGTGCCGCCTCACAGTCGATCCGGTCCTTGAGTATCTCGTTCGTCTGCGGAAGACGCTGGAGAGCGACGAGGACCGTTCAGCCCTTGACGAAGCGTGCCGCCGACACGACGTGTTCCCCGTCGAGATCGTAACCGGCCCAGGGGAAACGAAGTACGCGATACGCGGTTCAAACGAGACCGGCACGATCTTCATGCCACCCGAGGGCGACATTACAGCGGACACCCTCCCGACGCTCGAATTTCTTCCGCGTGAACTGTACCACGGCACAAACGCCGACCGCTCGGCACCGCTTCGGGACGACGTACTCCCGGCGAACTTCGACGCCGACGTTCAGGCGATCTGGGACATCAACGACTACCTGTTCTCACAAGTGTTCGACACCGCGATCAGCCCACATCTCCCTGGACCGAACTCACCGAACGCGGACCCGTCTGTCCTCGCGTCCAGCTCAGTACTACGAACGATCCGTGAGATGACGGACGTCCAGTCACCTGAAAACGACCGCAGTCCCGACTCACCGCTCCTCTACCAGTCCGCCAAGAAGCCATTCTCGGCGCTCGCACAACTGCCCGTCCCAACACAGCCAACAGAGGGCGACACAGTCGAATGGCATCCCGCACACCGCGTGTACTTCAGCTCCGCTTGGCAAACCACGCTTGACCGCCCAGAAGACGCTCACATCGAACCGTTCCTCAACGCTGTCGCCGCCAAAACTGATTCCGAACGGTTCGATCCGAAGTTCCTGGCTCCACCTACGTGGTTCACTACTGACGATGACGAACATTGCTCAGAGACGCTCGAAGCGTGGACAGCATTCTTCTCGTGGCTCAGTGTGTTCGAACACCTCCGTCCGCTCCCGCTGTTCGCACCAGGTGAACAGCAGACGTATCGACAGACGCAAGGCCTTAGCCGACCGTCGAACTCAACGGTTACAGCGTCCGAGGATCTCCGAACGGACGGTACTAACACCGTCGATCATCGGTACACCGGACTCACCGACGCAGAGTGGCAAGCATACCGCGACCACCTCGCGGGCGCGGTAACCCCAGAGATCCCTGACCCAGAGGAACAGTACCTGTTCCAAGTGAATTCCCTAGAGTACGCGTCGGAAATCCTCTCGGCCGCAAACCAATCGGAAGCTGTGGGAAGCCGTCTCCTCACGCACCTCACGCGGTGGTGGGATAATGGTCTCTCCGCGCGGCGACACGCGACTGTCGCGCAATTCACCAACGAACGGTGGCGCGGCAGTAACGTCAGCTACGTGTTCAACGACGACGAGCAAGAGACACTTGGCTGGAACCTGTGGGTGTGGCAGCTCCGGCAAGCACGTTGGGTTCCGACAGCGTTCGATGCCGCGCGCCCCACAGCCTCATGGAGTCTACCACGCAACGACCGTGACCGCTTCAGCCTCAACGTGAACGGAGTGCGGCCCTTGCTGCCGTTCGTAGACGTGGACTTTCCAACCAGAGAAAGCGAAACGACCGTCAGCTTCGAAGAACTCACCGACACACTCGGTATCGGAGTGCGGCTAGAGCAAGGCACGTTCTCGCCACAGGACGCCGAACGCGTGGTCAGTCGTATGGGGGAGTTACTCGCGTGGACCGATGACGAACTCGCCCAGTACAGCAGTGCTGTCGAACTACTCTACACACGCGTCGCTGAACTCCTCCCGGGACTAACGCGCGGCAACCAGATCACTGGCGAGTGGGATCCCGAACAAAGCGGGCTTGCGGACGCACTCGTCCTCTGCCGGGTTAACGATGAGTACGCCCTCAAACGCGCGGGCGATACCTACTTCATCCGGTCACGGAGCAGTCGTGACCGCTACGGAAATCTCGGTGTTCCACTCCTTGCAATGTTCAAACCGGAAGCCGTCAGTCTCGGCGAGTACTGCGGTGCGACCGACCTGCGAACCGCTGTCGAGAAACAGCCCGGATACGGCGATGATCGTTCTCTTCCGATATCAATCTCTGGCTTCGAAATCGACACCGCGTGGCTTCAAACAGTCCTCGCCGCGCTTGTCCTCCGACTCCGAACGAATCGACCGTCATCCGCGCTCGTCGACCAAGACACAACCCGAACCCAGGCATTCTTCGAGAACATCGTGTTCGTCACCGACCTCGATCTCAACATCACACTCACCGACGGCAGCTGGAACCGCAATCTCGACCCGAAACCGCAACCGTACCATATTGAACGCGACGGCGACATGATTGACGCGATCCTCATCGACGTGACGCTCAACCGAGAGGCTTTCGTCGACGCACTCACAGGGGCGTATACCGACCGGCTCGATGTCCCACAATACTACGAGGCTGTCAACAACCTCGTGGACTACGCGTTCGGGAACGCAACGCCAGCTACCGCGTTACACGAGCGACTCCGAACCGTCGGGAGCGAAGTCCCGAACGGCCAGATTGAGGCGACTCGGGTCACGCTCTTCGAAAGCACCACCGAGGACTCACCAACCGGAGACAGCGATGCCGATCACCCACCAACGCCTGAACCAGATCGTGACGGGGTGTTCGATCCCAACCGAAACACGCACTCCGCGGCAAGCAATGGCGGATCGCAATCATCTACTGGCACGACTGGAACCAGCGCACACTCTTCGCGCATCCCCAGTATCGACGCAGTCACTCGGATCGGCGACCGGAAAATCGCCGAATCGCTCCGGAACGCCGACGTATCCACAGAGCCAATCAACAACGGCGGTCGCCAGCCCTCGGGGAACGATCGTTCCGCGTCCAATAGGCAAAACGGTGGAGGTGGTGGGGCGTCCCAAGAGTATCGTGACGAGATCGACGCGTTCGGCATGGATGTTACGCTAGACGCCGAGCGGATCCGGCTTGGAGAGGCCAATGAACCAAATTCGGAAGCGAAGGTCTTCGATGTCCATACGCCAGAAGAGTACGGGAAGCAACGTGAAAACTCGGATCTCCTCGAACGCGCTATCCATCGGTTCGCAGAGCGACGCGGTCTTTCTGCCGCAGAAAATCCGCTTGACCGCGACTGGCCCGGATTCGACGTCTTGACGATTCGAACCGATGACGACGGCCCGGTGATTGACCGCTGTATCGAACTCAAAACGTCCGGCCAGAACACGAGGAAGCCGTCCCTCTCGTGGAACGAATGGAAAGCCGCAGGCGGGCCGCTCAGCGAGCACTACTACCTCTACGTAGCCCGGAACATTCGACTCGGCAACAGCGGCGATGCAGAACTCCTCGAAATACCACAACCGTTCGACCGGTTACGGAACCGGCAACGCAAAACACGCGATCGGAACGTCCAGGTAGATCTCCGCAGCTTCGACTTTGACGACGATCCAATCATCGAACGCCCCATCGAGTGGGAGGAATAA